From the genome of Maribacter algicola, one region includes:
- a CDS encoding glucosamine inositolphosphorylceramide transferase family protein, which translates to MVKRVGILISVDAPIQHWQQRIIKWSVENQSFETVFLSMEKAPTRDITSYTTGFSVSAKLLNLQAALERKLLNIPKPDVNISDFIRDNYPKAFCIDVPDLKIKSHDDQGFEVILNLSDIFLSDDPIYKSRNGIWNILFSDLDQRKHGPIGFWEILDAQEGIGASLIKANKGNYDHCELLSACFFNRAWSMTETAKIVTEGAVSMVLKELGALFKRSQSKYPKTAYNLPTKEYPGFRNVLRYLRRFYFRLGAKTLEKLGDKFLGIRPEKWSLFLGTGEFETSSLEKIRPIPMPKDEFWADPFLFEHHGTDYVFFENYSYRTKKGKISCARIEGTTLVDIKDVLVTDYHLSFPFIFRDGKDIYLMPETSGNKRLELYRAVHFPVYWELYSTAFEGELVADPFFYTDEENQRWLFLNKQMDASAPMNSELHIYKVDSLKLETLVPHQNNPVLIDARVARNGGGVFTKGGISYRPSQRNVDGIYGRALNINQIKKLSLEEYEEEVKTVYYPTFAKHLMAIHHLHQTEKAFVFDAAYLNSLNLKT; encoded by the coding sequence TTGGTAAAAAGAGTTGGAATATTGATTTCTGTTGATGCCCCAATTCAACATTGGCAGCAGCGAATTATCAAGTGGTCAGTGGAAAACCAAAGCTTTGAAACGGTTTTTCTTTCCATGGAAAAGGCTCCTACTCGAGATATCACATCATATACTACCGGATTTTCTGTTTCAGCAAAGCTTTTGAATCTTCAGGCGGCTTTAGAGAGAAAGTTGTTGAACATCCCAAAACCTGATGTTAACATATCAGACTTTATCCGTGATAATTATCCGAAGGCTTTCTGCATCGATGTACCTGATTTGAAGATTAAATCGCACGATGATCAGGGCTTTGAGGTCATTCTCAACCTGTCCGATATTTTTTTATCGGATGACCCTATCTATAAATCCCGAAATGGTATTTGGAACATTTTATTTTCCGATCTTGATCAAAGAAAACACGGTCCCATAGGTTTTTGGGAGATTCTGGATGCCCAAGAAGGTATTGGGGCTTCGCTAATCAAGGCAAACAAGGGTAACTATGACCATTGTGAACTGTTAAGTGCTTGTTTTTTTAATAGGGCTTGGTCAATGACCGAAACAGCTAAAATTGTTACGGAGGGTGCTGTATCCATGGTTCTCAAGGAATTGGGCGCCTTATTCAAAAGAAGTCAATCTAAATACCCAAAAACCGCGTATAATCTTCCTACAAAGGAATACCCGGGGTTTAGGAACGTGTTGAGGTATTTGCGTAGGTTTTATTTTCGACTTGGGGCAAAGACTTTGGAGAAATTAGGGGATAAATTTTTGGGCATACGACCGGAGAAATGGTCGCTTTTTCTGGGTACGGGCGAATTTGAAACATCTTCCTTGGAAAAAATTAGACCTATCCCAATGCCCAAGGATGAGTTTTGGGCAGATCCTTTTCTATTTGAACACCATGGAACCGACTATGTTTTTTTTGAAAACTATTCGTATCGGACAAAAAAAGGGAAAATTTCCTGTGCACGAATAGAAGGGACTACATTGGTAGATATCAAGGATGTCTTGGTAACGGACTACCATCTTTCCTTTCCCTTCATTTTTAGGGATGGTAAGGACATCTACTTAATGCCGGAAACTTCTGGAAACAAAAGACTCGAGCTGTATAGGGCGGTCCATTTTCCTGTTTATTGGGAACTTTACAGTACCGCCTTTGAAGGAGAACTTGTAGCTGATCCCTTTTTTTACACCGATGAAGAAAATCAAAGATGGCTTTTCCTCAACAAACAAATGGATGCGTCCGCTCCTATGAACAGTGAGCTTCATATCTATAAAGTGGACTCCTTGAAATTGGAAACATTGGTGCCCCATCAAAATAACCCCGTACTAATAGACGCTCGCGTAGCCCGAAACGGAGGTGGTGTTTTTACAAAGGGAGGGATTTCCTATAGACCTTCACAAAGAAACGTGGATGGAATTTATGGCAGGGCGTTAAATATCAATCAAATAAAAAAACTAAGCCTGGAGGAATATGAGGAAGAGGTGAAGACAGTTTATTATCCAACTTTTGCTAAGCATCTTATGGCCATACACCACCTGCACCAAACAGAAAAGGCCTTTGTTTTTGACGCGGCCTACCTAAATTCACTTAATCTAAAAACGTAA
- a CDS encoding GNAT family N-acetyltransferase has protein sequence MIHLAKASDFKTWNSFLEDEKEHQLVTIAHNPSLGRILAKTFGYKDENMFIMKDEQIIGVLPAMKVGKKLVSMPHFSYGGPIICSKTKENLEVSQLFNETSFEVRGLHKVTDNFYANKILSKVKLKNCPEEQFMTISSSARRKIRQARKRNFRVVHGGAELVDDFYKVYSKRMFQKGSPPLGKDFFKNLLEDYEHGKAQISAIYANENVAAAGFTLCYKDFNELCWVSSDKKYDRYNVNSLLYWNIIKDSIENGYCYFSMGRSTLNSTNHRFKKQWNPIELPLFFNHSHSVGKSIKEFKILTKLWKLQPFKTSILFGKYISKYVY, from the coding sequence ATGATACATCTTGCAAAAGCATCCGATTTTAAGACTTGGAACAGTTTCCTAGAAGATGAGAAGGAGCACCAGCTTGTTACCATTGCACACAATCCTTCCTTGGGACGCATTTTAGCCAAGACCTTTGGTTATAAGGACGAGAATATGTTTATCATGAAGGATGAACAAATTATTGGTGTCCTGCCCGCAATGAAGGTTGGTAAGAAACTAGTATCCATGCCCCATTTTTCCTATGGTGGTCCTATTATTTGCTCTAAGACAAAAGAAAACTTGGAAGTTTCACAACTTTTTAATGAGACTAGTTTTGAAGTAAGGGGGCTACATAAGGTAACGGATAATTTTTATGCAAATAAGATACTGTCCAAAGTAAAACTGAAGAATTGCCCAGAGGAACAGTTCATGACCATATCATCATCGGCAAGAAGAAAGATAAGACAGGCAAGAAAAAGAAACTTTCGGGTAGTTCACGGAGGTGCGGAGCTAGTGGATGATTTCTATAAAGTATATTCCAAAAGAATGTTCCAAAAAGGGTCGCCCCCCTTGGGAAAGGATTTTTTCAAAAACCTTTTGGAGGATTATGAACATGGTAAAGCCCAGATATCGGCGATTTATGCAAATGAAAATGTTGCTGCTGCCGGTTTCACCCTTTGTTATAAGGATTTTAACGAGCTATGTTGGGTAAGTTCAGATAAGAAATATGACAGGTACAACGTGAACTCCCTCTTATACTGGAATATTATCAAGGATTCCATTGAGAATGGCTATTGTTATTTTTCCATGGGAAGGTCTACGTTGAACAGTACCAATCATAGATTTAAAAAACAATGGAACCCTATAGAACTTCCACTATTTTTTAATCATTCCCATTCCGTTGGCAAATCGATTAAGGAATTTAAAATTTTAACGAAACTCTGGAAGTTACAACCATTTAAAACCTCCATTCTTTTCGGAAAATATATCTCTAAATATGTGTACTAA
- the wecB gene encoding non-hydrolyzing UDP-N-acetylglucosamine 2-epimerase produces MKKITIIAGARPNFMKIAPIIHAIREAQDQGAKIDYRLVHTGQHYDEKMSGSFFEQLQIPKPHVNLAAGGGTQAEQTAAIMLKFEKELMANPANLVLVVGDVTSTMACAIVAQKLHTKVAHVEAGIRSHDWSMPEEINRLVTDAITNFFFTTSELANQNLLANGVKPQNIFYVGNTMIDTLLKQRPRFRRPAFWENLGLKEQSYMVMTLHRPGNVDEEENLKILINEIILHSAPYDLVFPVHPRTAKVLERLNIGDKRLHFVEPLGYLEFNYLVERAKAVITDSGGITEETTVMGIPCMTLRDNTERPETITMGTNELLGTDPKAIRPAMEKLLSGNWKSGGIPPLWDGATSPRIIEKILGLNEL; encoded by the coding sequence ATGAAAAAGATTACCATAATTGCAGGTGCAAGACCCAATTTTATGAAAATTGCACCTATCATACATGCCATAAGGGAAGCCCAGGACCAAGGAGCGAAAATCGACTATAGGCTGGTACATACCGGCCAACACTACGATGAAAAAATGTCCGGTAGTTTTTTTGAGCAACTTCAAATTCCTAAACCCCATGTAAACCTAGCCGCTGGTGGAGGTACACAAGCGGAACAGACCGCAGCAATCATGCTTAAGTTCGAAAAGGAACTCATGGCAAATCCGGCAAATTTGGTTTTAGTAGTGGGTGATGTAACCTCCACCATGGCCTGTGCTATTGTGGCACAGAAACTTCATACAAAAGTAGCCCATGTAGAAGCTGGGATAAGGTCTCACGATTGGAGCATGCCAGAGGAAATAAATAGGCTGGTTACGGATGCCATAACCAATTTCTTTTTCACTACATCTGAATTGGCAAACCAAAACCTTTTGGCGAACGGTGTAAAGCCCCAAAATATATTTTATGTGGGCAACACTATGATTGATACCTTATTGAAACAACGTCCACGTTTTAGAAGACCTGCTTTCTGGGAAAACTTGGGTTTAAAGGAGCAAAGTTATATGGTCATGACCTTACATAGGCCGGGCAATGTTGATGAGGAGGAGAACCTTAAAATACTTATCAATGAGATCATTCTCCATTCTGCTCCCTATGACTTGGTCTTTCCTGTCCATCCCAGAACTGCAAAGGTGCTGGAGAGGCTCAATATTGGCGACAAACGACTTCATTTTGTAGAGCCACTGGGGTATCTGGAATTCAACTACCTAGTGGAACGCGCCAAGGCAGTTATTACGGACTCCGGCGGGATTACGGAAGAGACCACGGTCATGGGCATACCATGCATGACACTTAGGGATAATACGGAACGACCGGAAACGATTACCATGGGTACCAATGAACTTTTGGGAACAGATCCAAAGGCCATTCGCCCGGCCATGGAAAAGTTACTTTCCGGAAATTGGAAATCTGGTGGTATTCCACCTCTTTGGGATGGTGCCACTTCCCCCCGTATTATCGAGAAAATATTGGGATTGAACGAATTATAA
- a CDS encoding WecB/TagA/CpsF family glycosyltransferase: MTLTEKNMVWEMLNGVKTAVPNSREELLEYVFENKNILVAVNAEKIHHATDLSKEIINRNVGYPDGVGAVWALNRKGHKNVQKIPGCELWLDIVAKYHDTKSFFLMGGEDAVINKTVELLKLQFPNINLVGYRNGFLKDQKDKEDLLEEIALKRPDVVFVAMGSPRQELLMEEMAKLHPAVYQGLGGSFDVFTGKVNRAPQWWIKNGLEGVYRTMKEPKKRVMRDIRVLPFFMKLILNQL, encoded by the coding sequence ATGACACTAACTGAAAAAAATATGGTTTGGGAAATGTTGAACGGGGTCAAGACCGCTGTTCCCAATTCACGCGAAGAACTACTGGAATATGTTTTTGAAAACAAAAATATCCTGGTTGCCGTAAATGCCGAAAAAATCCATCATGCCACGGACCTTTCAAAGGAAATTATCAACAGGAATGTGGGGTATCCTGATGGCGTAGGTGCTGTTTGGGCCCTCAATAGAAAGGGACATAAAAATGTCCAGAAAATTCCGGGATGTGAGCTCTGGTTGGATATTGTTGCAAAATATCATGACACCAAATCTTTTTTCCTTATGGGAGGTGAAGATGCTGTTATCAATAAAACGGTAGAACTTTTAAAGTTGCAATTTCCAAACATAAATCTAGTTGGATATCGCAATGGTTTTCTGAAGGACCAAAAAGATAAGGAAGACCTATTGGAAGAGATTGCATTAAAACGCCCCGATGTGGTTTTTGTGGCCATGGGCAGTCCAAGGCAGGAACTATTGATGGAAGAAATGGCAAAACTACATCCTGCCGTATATCAGGGTTTGGGAGGTAGTTTTGATGTTTTTACGGGTAAGGTAAATAGAGCACCACAATGGTGGATTAAAAATGGTCTTGAAGGCGTTTACAGGACCATGAAAGAACCCAAGAAGCGCGTCATGAGAGATATAAGGGTATTGCCATTTTTTATGAAATTGATATTGAACCAGTTATGA
- a CDS encoding polysaccharide deacetylase family protein: MKELNILTFDIEEWYHILDNPYTKTPKEWANFETRIHQNMETIHEILSKGNLSATFFVVGWIAEKFPEVVREIASKGYEIGSHTHLHQLAYEQNRKTFTKDVEKSIKTLEDCTGKKVRSFRAPGFSITESNKWAFEVLYELGITVDSSVFAAKRGHGGLSEYGTSKPSLLRYNGAELKEFPINTHPFLGRQLIFSGGGYFRLFPYRFIKHFSKKSDYVMTYFHPRDFDYGQPMLQGLSSFRKFKSYVGLKNCKSKLERWIQDFEFVDLDTAIKQIDWAEVDAVELEAAEHKCVSLLSTRT; the protein is encoded by the coding sequence ATGAAGGAATTGAATATTTTGACATTTGACATAGAAGAATGGTATCATATTTTGGACAACCCCTATACCAAGACGCCTAAGGAATGGGCCAATTTTGAAACGCGCATACATCAAAATATGGAAACTATCCATGAAATCTTGAGTAAAGGAAATTTGAGTGCGACCTTTTTTGTGGTAGGTTGGATTGCGGAAAAATTTCCCGAGGTTGTCCGTGAAATTGCATCCAAGGGATATGAAATTGGAAGCCATACCCATTTACATCAGTTGGCTTATGAACAAAACAGGAAGACTTTCACCAAGGATGTAGAAAAATCCATTAAGACTTTGGAGGATTGTACCGGTAAAAAGGTTCGGTCCTTCAGGGCTCCGGGATTTTCCATTACGGAAAGCAATAAATGGGCCTTTGAAGTACTCTATGAATTGGGTATCACGGTCGATTCTTCCGTATTTGCCGCCAAAAGGGGGCACGGGGGACTATCGGAATATGGAACAAGCAAACCTTCCCTTTTACGGTACAACGGGGCGGAGTTAAAGGAGTTTCCCATAAACACCCATCCTTTTCTTGGTCGACAACTTATTTTTTCCGGTGGTGGATATTTTCGGTTGTTTCCTTACCGATTCATTAAACACTTTAGTAAGAAATCGGATTACGTAATGACATATTTCCATCCCAGGGACTTTGATTATGGACAACCTATGCTGCAGGGTCTTTCGTCTTTCAGAAAATTTAAGTCGTATGTCGGCCTTAAAAATTGCAAGTCAAAATTGGAGCGATGGATTCAAGACTTTGAATTCGTGGATTTGGATACGGCTATTAAACAAATCGATTGGGCGGAGGTTGACGCTGTGGAATTGGAAGCAGCGGAACACAAGTGCGTTTCCCTTTTGTCCACAAGAACCTAA
- a CDS encoding GumC family protein, with translation MSEKPYILDFKDEDETVSIKDILLKYARYWPWFVASCAIFLVLGHFYSQYAPKTFYTEAKIKILDDAKEPKIIPNDRVMNNPNLGLNLENHIEVIRSYRLLGEVVDELGLNVDYYQSNNLVYSQIWAVPFVLQTIIDDTEIINPMVYEIEMASAGFNIMDGEGNFYLVSYEEDRDRDFKLPFRIILGDIDHINNYKGITYRVVLRSKKQATSLLSEALQIGTSEKQSDVITLSMKGHSTQRTEAILDAIVYKFDNNSLEDKQLVAQHTLSLIDQRFKDLSMELDSIELSKKDYKKLEDLSYIQSDANASLSKKTISESEVLRLETQISLLGILKKSLYSNDAYGLLAADIGLANQALNTMVQDYNELARERQKLMLSVGKDHPNLKNLSERLNFARENILKTVGVYEAQMKTSLRTYNEERNRAGSDFSQIPEQERILRSIERQQNIKENLYLLLLRKREEAAIEYAAPASSIKVIDYSVSGLKPVWPKKVLVYPVSLMLGFILPLTFIFFRSSMDTKVQGREEIEKINPEIPTLIEIPFFKYKKNMQGFQEGSALAESFRILSTNTDYLVPKKEGGKVVFVTSAIKEEGKTMTALNLSLAYASLGKRVLLVGADLRNPQLHSYMDLEKNSPGLSDFLKNDWFDFQDGIQFGFKKNFNHHVYLSGAIPESAPVLLSNKRFGKFLDEAKRSYDYIVVDTAPTMLVTDTFLISDYADVTLFVLRSGMTDINLLHFSKELHKNKKLKNMAYVVNAVGNLKQRKYNYGYAYGYNS, from the coding sequence ATGAGTGAAAAGCCATATATCTTAGATTTCAAGGATGAGGACGAGACCGTTTCCATCAAAGACATACTATTAAAATATGCCCGGTATTGGCCTTGGTTCGTTGCCAGCTGTGCCATTTTTTTAGTGTTGGGACATTTTTACAGTCAATATGCGCCAAAAACCTTTTATACAGAAGCTAAGATCAAAATTTTGGACGATGCCAAGGAACCAAAAATCATTCCCAACGATAGGGTCATGAACAACCCTAACCTAGGGCTGAACCTTGAAAACCATATTGAAGTAATCAGATCGTACAGATTGTTGGGGGAAGTGGTGGACGAATTGGGACTTAATGTGGATTACTACCAGTCTAACAATTTGGTATATTCCCAAATTTGGGCAGTTCCCTTTGTTTTGCAAACTATAATCGACGATACGGAAATAATAAATCCAATGGTCTATGAAATTGAAATGGCATCGGCCGGATTCAATATTATGGATGGCGAAGGAAATTTTTATTTAGTTTCCTATGAGGAAGACCGTGATAGGGACTTTAAACTGCCCTTCAGGATTATTTTGGGGGATATCGACCATATCAACAACTACAAGGGTATCACTTATAGGGTCGTATTAAGGTCAAAAAAGCAAGCCACTAGTTTACTTTCGGAAGCATTGCAAATTGGTACTTCAGAAAAACAAAGCGATGTCATTACCCTATCCATGAAAGGGCATAGCACGCAAAGGACCGAGGCCATTCTGGATGCCATTGTATACAAATTCGATAACAACAGTTTGGAGGACAAGCAGCTTGTCGCCCAACACACATTATCCCTTATTGATCAACGATTCAAGGATTTATCCATGGAATTGGACTCCATCGAGTTGAGCAAAAAGGACTATAAAAAATTGGAGGACCTCTCGTACATACAGTCGGATGCCAACGCCAGCCTAAGTAAAAAGACCATAAGTGAGAGTGAGGTTTTGCGATTGGAAACCCAAATTTCGTTGTTGGGCATTCTAAAGAAATCCCTGTATTCCAATGATGCCTACGGTCTGTTGGCGGCGGATATTGGTCTCGCCAACCAGGCCTTGAATACGATGGTCCAAGATTATAACGAGTTGGCAAGGGAACGACAAAAACTTATGCTCTCCGTGGGAAAGGACCATCCGAATCTTAAAAATCTGTCGGAACGGTTGAATTTTGCCAGGGAAAACATTCTTAAGACAGTAGGGGTTTACGAGGCACAGATGAAAACCTCTTTGCGCACTTACAATGAGGAAAGAAACCGCGCCGGTTCTGATTTTTCCCAAATACCGGAACAGGAGCGAATTCTAAGGTCTATTGAACGACAGCAGAACATAAAGGAAAACCTGTATCTTTTACTTTTGCGCAAGCGCGAAGAAGCGGCCATAGAATATGCGGCACCGGCTTCTTCCATAAAAGTTATAGACTATAGTGTAAGCGGTCTCAAACCCGTTTGGCCCAAAAAGGTCTTAGTGTATCCTGTTTCATTGATGTTGGGATTTATTTTGCCTTTGACATTTATATTTTTCCGTTCTTCCATGGATACCAAAGTCCAAGGTCGGGAGGAAATTGAAAAAATCAATCCGGAAATACCTACACTGATAGAGATTCCATTTTTTAAGTACAAGAAAAATATGCAAGGTTTCCAGGAAGGATCTGCATTGGCGGAATCGTTCCGAATTTTGAGTACCAATACGGATTACCTTGTTCCAAAAAAAGAAGGTGGCAAGGTTGTGTTCGTCACTTCTGCGATCAAGGAAGAAGGCAAGACCATGACGGCATTAAACCTATCCTTGGCTTACGCCAGTTTAGGGAAAAGGGTGCTTTTAGTGGGAGCAGATCTTAGGAATCCACAATTGCATAGTTATATGGATTTGGAAAAAAATTCGCCGGGCCTTTCAGACTTTCTAAAGAACGATTGGTTTGATTTTCAAGATGGAATACAATTCGGTTTTAAGAAAAACTTCAATCATCATGTTTATTTAAGTGGGGCCATTCCAGAAAGTGCGCCAGTATTACTCTCAAATAAACGTTTTGGTAAATTTCTTGATGAGGCCAAAAGAAGCTACGATTACATAGTTGTCGATACAGCCCCAACCATGTTGGTTACGGATACTTTCTTGATTTCAGATTATGCGGATGTTACCTTATTTGTGCTTCGTTCAGGTATGACGGATATAAATCTGCTTCACTTTTCAAAAGAATTGCACAAAAACAAGAAATTGAAGAATATGGCATACGTGGTAAATGCCGTGGGCAATCTAAAACAAAGGAAATATAATTATGGCTACGCCTACGGTTACAATAGTTAA
- a CDS encoding GNAT family N-acetyltransferase, which translates to MINYHKNNIDHSAVLEVCLDSNIWNSFLEREMGHQMVTIAHNPCLGKILEKTFGYTALNYAIKENEQIIGLFPTVKIGGKVVSMPHFSYGGPLVKHSLNREIFIENIVPQGKFEIRSFERLTQHVYDKKISCVLKLYPTAEEQIMSFKSKLRQKLRKSANKGFTSRVGGLDLLDDFYDLYSNKMLKFGSPPIGKVFYRNLLELYEYGKAEITVLYDGVKVIAAGFSLSYLNFNEICWSATDCAYDKHNLHALICWEMMKDSIGKYDYFSFGRSTKESNNHRFKLQWNPIELPIYYNFSEPIGTSIKDLTFLTKIWKLQPLRTSVFFGHYISKYVY; encoded by the coding sequence ATGATAAATTACCATAAAAATAATATTGATCACAGTGCTGTTTTGGAGGTTTGTTTGGATTCTAATATTTGGAACTCCTTTCTTGAACGCGAAATGGGGCATCAAATGGTTACGATTGCTCACAATCCATGCCTGGGAAAGATATTGGAGAAGACCTTTGGATATACAGCCCTTAATTACGCCATAAAAGAGAATGAACAGATAATCGGGCTTTTTCCAACTGTGAAAATAGGAGGGAAAGTAGTCTCCATGCCGCATTTTTCGTATGGCGGCCCTTTAGTAAAGCATTCCCTAAATAGAGAGATTTTTATTGAAAATATAGTACCTCAAGGAAAGTTTGAGATTCGGTCATTTGAAAGACTGACCCAACATGTGTACGATAAAAAAATAAGTTGTGTTCTTAAGCTCTACCCAACCGCCGAAGAACAGATAATGTCCTTCAAGTCAAAATTACGGCAAAAGCTTAGAAAATCGGCCAATAAAGGATTTACAAGTAGGGTAGGAGGTCTGGATCTATTGGATGACTTTTATGATCTGTATAGTAATAAGATGTTGAAATTTGGGTCCCCACCTATTGGGAAAGTGTTCTACAGGAACCTTCTGGAACTTTATGAATACGGTAAGGCGGAAATCACCGTTTTGTACGATGGTGTTAAGGTTATCGCAGCGGGTTTTTCCCTGTCCTATTTAAATTTCAACGAAATCTGTTGGTCTGCCACGGATTGTGCCTATGACAAACACAATCTACATGCCCTTATTTGTTGGGAAATGATGAAAGACTCAATAGGGAAGTATGATTACTTTTCCTTTGGTAGGTCAACTAAAGAAAGTAACAACCACAGGTTTAAATTACAATGGAATCCTATAGAGCTCCCTATTTACTATAATTTCTCCGAACCCATTGGAACTTCCATTAAGGACTTAACATTTTTAACCAAAATCTGGAAATTACAGCCTCTAAGAACGTCAGTCTTTTTTGGCCACTACATTTCAAAATACGTTTACTAG
- the asnB gene encoding asparagine synthase (glutamine-hydrolyzing), giving the protein MCGILGSVNIPFSEDILDLIAHRGPDDFGIERFDVGEHSVHFGHRRLSIVDLSPAGHQPMVSPCGNYVLVFNGEIYNHQELRQRLPKDLEFKGHSDSETLLYYLIHFGQQGIADLNGIFGFAFADKVKKQIILARDPFGVKPLYYSQSDKGLVFSSEIRPIRALHNDGKLDGQALASLLRLRYNAAPRTLFTNIQKVPAGHFITWDVSNTDIAHESRFYAFQLPKTSKGSKRELIDNYGANLEAAVKRQLLSDVEVGVLLSGGIDSALIAALAKKHYQGTLKAFTIGFEGEFDEDEIADAKETADLLGLEHHVEKISFHDFLGLIKECSRIVEEPLATTSMIPMYYLAKLASSHVKVVLTGQGADEPLGGYTRYRSEIIREHLPSPIRSVLKPTFQFLGTKNDQWIRGAKTMEISIEMERFLSVYEIFDKEEIARLIGEDDHLSEGLIGHFYDKLDCKSRIHPAEKLMALDTRLNLSDDLLNYTDKITMNFALECRVPMLDLELVRFMESLPLERKVNYREGKLIHKAFAEKLLPKKIINRKKKGFQSPTNTWFREEMDILKGLLLDPTSSFAKVFNLKYVDQILNAHASGYNKEKQIFLLLGIYYWFDSNDTN; this is encoded by the coding sequence ATGTGCGGAATTTTAGGATCGGTAAACATACCATTCTCGGAGGATATCCTTGATTTGATAGCACATAGGGGCCCCGACGATTTTGGTATCGAAAGGTTCGATGTTGGCGAGCATAGTGTACATTTTGGACATCGCAGGCTCTCCATAGTCGATTTGAGCCCCGCAGGTCACCAACCTATGGTTTCCCCTTGCGGAAATTATGTACTGGTTTTTAACGGTGAAATCTACAATCATCAAGAATTAAGACAACGATTACCCAAGGATTTGGAATTTAAGGGGCATTCGGATAGCGAAACCCTGTTGTATTATCTCATTCATTTTGGACAACAAGGCATTGCAGACCTTAATGGGATTTTTGGCTTTGCCTTTGCGGATAAGGTCAAAAAGCAAATAATTTTAGCTCGGGATCCTTTTGGTGTAAAGCCTCTGTATTATTCTCAGAGTGACAAAGGACTTGTTTTTTCATCCGAAATTAGACCAATACGCGCCCTTCACAATGATGGTAAACTTGATGGACAGGCACTGGCCAGTCTATTGAGATTAAGATATAATGCGGCACCTCGAACACTTTTTACGAATATTCAAAAAGTTCCTGCAGGGCATTTCATTACTTGGGATGTTTCCAATACCGATATTGCACATGAATCACGTTTTTATGCCTTCCAATTGCCAAAAACTAGTAAGGGCAGTAAAAGGGAATTGATTGATAATTATGGAGCAAACCTTGAGGCGGCCGTAAAAAGACAATTGCTATCCGATGTTGAAGTAGGGGTATTGCTAAGCGGGGGCATAGATAGTGCCTTGATCGCGGCCCTGGCAAAAAAGCATTATCAGGGCACCTTAAAGGCCTTTACCATTGGTTTTGAAGGAGAATTTGATGAGGACGAAATAGCGGACGCCAAGGAAACTGCAGATCTTCTTGGCCTGGAACATCATGTTGAAAAAATATCATTCCACGATTTTCTAGGATTGATAAAGGAGTGCTCCCGCATCGTGGAGGAACCCTTGGCAACCACTTCCATGATTCCTATGTACTATTTGGCCAAATTGGCCTCCTCACATGTAAAGGTCGTATTGACCGGGCAAGGTGCCGATGAGCCTTTGGGAGGCTATACCCGGTATCGCTCTGAAATCATTAGAGAACATTTGCCTTCCCCGATAAGGTCTGTGTTGAAACCTACATTTCAATTCTTGGGAACCAAGAACGATCAATGGATCAGAGGCGCAAAAACTATGGAAATTTCGATTGAAATGGAACGGTTTTTATCAGTCTATGAGATTTTCGACAAGGAAGAAATAGCACGATTGATAGGTGAGGATGATCATCTCAGTGAAGGTTTGATAGGTCATTTTTATGATAAGTTGGACTGTAAATCCCGTATACATCCTGCTGAAAAATTGATGGCTTTGGACACCCGACTCAACCTGTCCGACGACCTATTGAACTATACGGATAAAATAACGATGAATTTTGCGTTGGAATGCAGGGTTCCCATGTTGGATTTAGAATTGGTTCGCTTCATGGAGTCACTTCCATTGGAACGGAAAGTCAACTACAGGGAGGGAAAACTGATCCATAAGGCATTTGCGGAAAAATTGTTGCCCAAAAAGATTATAAATAGGAAGAAAAAAGGTTTCCAGTCACCAACCAATACATGGTTTAGGGAAGAAATGGACATCTTGAAAGGGCTGTTGCTGGATCCAACATCTTCGTTCGCAAAGGTTTTTAATTTAAAATATGTAGACCAAATTTTAAATGCTCATGCCTCTGGTTACAACAAAGAGAAACAGATTTTTCTTTTGTTGGGCATTTATTATTGGTTTGATTCTAATGACACTAACTGA